Genomic window (Magnolia sinica isolate HGM2019 chromosome 6, MsV1, whole genome shotgun sequence):
AGTACTCCGACCAAATCTTCAAGACTGCCCTTCTCCTAGAGCCAACAGCCGTCTTTTGCGGCCCCAACGGTCACAAATTCCTTTTCTCCAATGAGAACAAGCTTGTTGTGTCTTCATGGCCTGGTTCGGTGCGGAACCTCTTACAATCATCCATCATCAACAAATTAGGCGATGAGGCGAAGCAGACCCGTAAATTGCTTATGGCATTTCTCAAGCCCGAAGCTCTACAGGGGTATGTTCGGACCATGGATGCAGTCACGCGGCGGCATATGGAGACTGAATGGGAAAGCAAGAGAGAGGTGACGGTCTTCCCTCTTGTAAAGATGTACACCTTTTCTTTGGCATGCTGTCTCTTCGCAAGCATCGAAGACATGGACCATATTTCAAAGCTTGCAGATCTATTCAATATCTTGTTGAAGGGGCTCGTAGTATTGCCATTGAATTTCCCTGGGACGACTTATTACTGGGCCAATAAAGCGGCAGATGCAATTCGTGGAGAGCTTCGGGCAATGGTCGAACGGAGGAGAACGGCTTTGGGGGAGAATACTGCTTCGCCAAACCAAGATCTATTATCACATTTACTTGTTACAGCCGATGAGAACGGGCGGTTTATGCCAGAGAAGGAGGTGGTTGATAACATACTAGCATTGTTTTTTGGTGGTCATGACACTACCAACTGTGCTGTAGCATTTCTCATGAAGTATCTTGCAGAAATGCCCAACATCTACTATGGGATTTTGAGAGGTAATTAACACATGAAATTCCCTTTAATTAGCGTGTAGAGTAGTTAAAAAACTCgacaactcaactcaactcggtgtCCAGCTCGGATGGGTAGACTCGGAGACTCAACTCATGTCAATATTTAATAATTGGGTTTTGTTAACGATCCACACCTTCATCGAGTGGTTAGCAACGTCCCCAAACCTTTTGAATGATCTAAGGAATGCCAACCGTCAATTTGAACCATACATTTCTTGGTGCAAAATCATGTCAATTGAATGATTGAAAGCATTCAATCAATACCAAGGAAAATGGACAGCCAAGATTGAGTGGATAGGTCCAACCATCATCTTGATCAATAAATCCCCATATAACCTACTTTGtactttgtattgcttatgattccaaagtaacACTTTGGtttaatgattctaaccatgtgatctatggctTGTAACAAATTGATGGTTGTGAGGAATTGGCCTCGTTGATCATGTGTTTAGGATCATCTATCTGATCGGCATGATTCTTGCAACATGGCTTACTCTTAATAGTGCTATGGAGTGAAGTGTCCCAACTGCTGGTTGTTAGCTAATTTTCTGGTAATGGACTTTGATTTATGTGACAAGGTCCTGAGTTGCATGCAACTTATCAGTTCAATTCATGGTGCCATAATGGCCCTGATCCGAGTTTGGACTGGGCCTAAACCTAAAAATGCAGGACCCATCTACGTATTGGGCCATGAGATTAGAGTCTTGGCCCACAACAACCATCATCCaagatggcttggatgaagggcTGTAAACGTGCCATTCGTGGGCtggatcatagtgggcccattaGAAAACATTGATAGTGTTCATCCCAGCTTAGCCCATTTGCCACCTTCCTTGGATGGGGTCCATTTCCATACTCATGCCATGGATTATGCTTTGGCAAATATTTCTAGCTGCAtccatattaaaaataaaaataataataacaataagggCGTGTTTGTCATGGTATTTCGTGATTAATTAGCCTAACTTAGTGCAAAGTTTCATGGTATTttgtgaaatttggtgcaaccaaacacctaataaataaaaacaaaccaATGAAGGAACATGATTTATTGAATTTTCATGGCCTCAGAGCAAAGAGAAATTGCAGCATCGAAGGGacccaaagatcatctagattgGGAGGGCATACAAAAGATGAAATACTCATGGAATGTTGCAAATGAAGTAATGAGACTCGCACCGCCGGTTCAAGGAAATTTCAGAAAGTCCATATCGGACTTCACCTACGCTGGTTCCCGTGTACCAAAAGGGTGGAAGGTAAGCTGTGGCCACTTATTTACTACTTAAAATTTCAAACAAGTTTGATTGATCTGAGCCACTAATCTATGCACATTTTCTGTAGTTTTATTGGAGTGTGAATTCAACACACAAGAACCCCAATTACTTCCCAGATCCAGAGAAATTTGATCCGTCGAGGTTCGAAGGGGACGGTCCTACACCTTACACGTTCGTCCCATTCGGAGGTGGCCCGCGAATGTGCCCGGGGAAAGAGTATGCTCGTTTGGAAATACTTGTGTTTTTGCACAATGTGGTGAAACGGTTCAAATGGGAAGCAGTTTTCCCTGATGAGAAGATCACTGTCGATCCGTTGCCGGCGCCGGTGAAAGGGCTTCCTGTTCGCCTCCAACCTCATCTATCATAGGCCCAGTGGCCCACCATTGTTATTGTTACAAATATCAAAGCATCTGTTTGCTGGTTACTGCTACCATTACTATCTTAGCTAGGGTTTTTTGGAGCCTACGAACGTCCATGAGGTAGACCATCTACATGGTCACTGCAACCGAGCGTCCATCACGTGGGTTCCCCTGTGTAGGCGTCTGGCCCAAAATAAGTCACTCCACTAATGAGGTAGCTAGGTCACAGTTTAATAAATTTTGGGTGGCTGATGTAAATTTGCTCGTGCGCTTCTAATATGTTGGGACCAACCTAATCAGTGGACCAGCCACATTTATAGGTCAGATCATCTACATGGTCAGGTCCccttgatggacggcttggatcttgcaccggGCAACCATGAATGTGAGTGGGAGAGATTAATAGAACTTTCAAGTGTATTAGGTCAAATGAATTGAGGGAATGGAATGAgttttgtttttggtttgtgGTTTTTATCATCTGTAGTATGTACCTGAATTCAGATTGATTGTACAATTTTCTCTGGTTAAGGAACATTTCATTGTTGTTGTATCTATACCAttggcttttcttcttcttcttttcattttaacCGCTTATTTGACGCGCGGTCACAAATCGGATGTTTGAGACCATAATAAAGGGGCAAATTTTTCCATATTATAGAAGAGTACTGTGATAGTTGATGCACACTGTACCTGGCATGTATTACTGAAAATAAATGGTGGTAATTGTGGACTGTTAGAGCCCGTTTGGATACCCCACCGAACAAGTTCCCTTTTCGATTTAcctataagtaacttatttgagataagttttgtttatgattaattattttttttatttttttgtttctaagtaacttaattactttagtttaataagtaaaaaaaaaatcaagataagctacctaagacataagtagcttatgtaaTTTGAGATCTAAATGCCCTGTTAGTAGATATGTCATCATGGTGGCATCTCCAAAGGGGTGTCAACAAGCCGGATTAGGGCCGGGCCAAGCTCTGTCCAAATCCGACCTGTATTTTTAATATAGGCCCGAGTTCGGGTCATGTTAGACAGGCCAAAAGAGTACAACCTGAGCCCAGCTTAAGATTTTTATGTTGGCCCAAGCCCAATCTAAGCCTGAGGGCTTGGGGTAGTAAGGCTCCATACTTGTCCAGTTGTTTGATATTTATAAGATGAGAATGGCTTGTATATGAAGGCAGTGATAGGAATTAGGAAGATATTAGTCTTGAGAGATGAGAGGCAAAGAGTTTGGAAGATTTGAAAGcttaaaagagaagagagagagagagagagagagagagagagagagagagagatggggccGGGGTTGAAGCTTAGAAGATGAGAGGGCATGGGATAGAGGGGGCATGGGTTGGAGTAAAGCAAAAGAGCAATCGCTCGGGTGGTGTGGATGTCGGACCTTGGGTAGATCACGCTCATGTGAGGTGGGTTGGTGTTTGGGTGCGGTTGTAAAAGAGGTTATGTTTGACTAAAGTCGCCACTAGCCGATTAATCCAATTCCACTACCGGCTAGATCTTGTAGAAACATTAGGTTGAATTAGAGAATTCTCTATCCTAAAATGACTCATTGATCTGCGGTTGAAGATTCTTAATAAGAAACCACGGTtgtagagagggaaggtgttaggcacccccTCCGCCCATACAAACATACGTTCTCTACTTCATTTCTCTCGAATTATTAACAATTAGGATTAGTTTTTGTGTAGTAATGATGCGAGGTGTGTGTAATATTATGTTAAATGCAATGCCTATGATAGGTCATTGCTGAGGCTAGATAAATCTACCCTTGAATCTCACACTTATGTTATAAACTAACCGCTCCAAGTTTCTGATGGACACTGATTAACTTAGCGAGTCGTAaatcatatatttgaattgatcGGGTGTTGAGTGCTATGTGTGCAAGGAAATGGAATTTGTATGTGAtgttgtgtgtgatggggtgttAAATGCAATGCCTATGATAGGATGTAAGCCTAAGCTAGATAAATCCAACTTGACTCTTTCACTTGTCATGCGTAGACTAAATGACTAGAGTTTCTGACAGGCAGGATCTTATTATATCAGCAACTATTgagggtgaaatattgcataattttcccttGTTGTAATTTAGTTTTATGAGGATTAATGTGCTTAATTGAACTTATTACGCTTATTCTctcttgcgaggtgattttgagagtttAAAGTGAAACGGGTGCCAAAAgcttagatttgatgctcaagaattaccaaagcaaGGATTGGATCTTAGGtggtcaagattgaagatttcaaaagtcaaagatctaagaaaaccaagtgaagaaagaagaaaattgagattgcaaagtgcataaatttaGAACTGCTGAACTTGacagtttgatgatatcgaacatagcttcgatgccatcgaagtaagtgtttgatgtcatcaaggagGCTCGATCACATCAGAAATTTagagaaaatcaagtttggttactGGACAAAAAGATACAATTCTCGATCCCATTGAAGACCCCTTTGATCCATCGAAGCTCAGTCCGATGCCATCTAagccagtttgatgacatcgaagttatcGTGAATTTCGGGATATACTCGTTGGACTATTTCGAACgattctcgatcccatcgagcacATGATCGATGACATTAAAGCCAGTTCAATTCCATCGAAGATCGAGCGATCTCATCGAAGGACTTATGCAAAAGATTACTGTTAGTTTTCAAATTCGAATTGAACTTGAAGATAAGGCTTCGATGACTGAAGTTGTGTAAAGCTTCATAAATTGAAGCGGTTTCAAAGTCGATTCTTGCAAAGAATATAAATATTGGTTTTCTAGGTTCTCCTAAGCACGAATTAGGGTTAAAAGAATGGTGTAAGGAGTAGTGGAAGCTCAAGGAGTCCCTTCTTCTTctctaatcttcttcttctagttggtaTTTATGGTTTTGTTTGAGAGTTTAGTTTCAATGATGTCTaggattggctaatctcttagctagagctcaGAGGccaagcttgtagtttattttgatgttattcttactttatttaatttttatgataTTCATGTTGGATATTTCATAGTTTATGGTTCAATATAGaggtttttttggattttttttttatctatCATCGACTCCGGGCACAATGGATGCTTAGGAACTTCATGAATGCTTTCTACTcaatttgtgattgtttgatcagTAAAATTCCTTGATCTACCAttgggcatggtagatgctttgaactCTCTACAATCAATTCAATAAGACTATTATACATGGATTGTTACTATGAATGTTCATATTTATGTTGGAATTGTTTTATGATGTTTTAACgattctatcatccaactggatatattaggacttcgattccagttgaagTATTGATTAAATCAAGTAATGATGCATTAAGATGACCGCAAGTGGATCATTGGCGCTTTAGTTTCCATTCTATTGATAGCTCACTTCACAACAACATCTTTTTTAATTTACAGATTTAGCTTAGTCTCTGATTCTAAATCTAAAGCAACTCAGAAAATCACACATAATATAGTCGTTGTGGATTCGACCCttgtctcatcgagattattgcTACTTTGCAACCTTGCACTTTGGGTGCAAGTGAAcaacaagccacagagcatacgctcATGTCGATTAAGGGCACAATGCGATGTTTGAACAATGCTAATGTTGAGATAGATGAAGTTAATTGAaatatggacggttggatggatgGTAATGTCGCAAGGGTTGGATCAAGAGGCTTGAATCAAGGCTCGGGGTGGCTCAGGTGGATAAAGCTTTGGGCTAGATTAGGTTGACCTATGCTGGACTCACTCCTGCTACCCTCTCCTCCCTTTAGTAGAGGGATGAGATGACTAAGATGGCTAAGGGTGGATGGATGTCTTCTAGATTTCCTATGAAGAAAGGGATGATGGAAATGTGAgggggagggggctatttataaccCCAAACTCAATTTTCTTATAATTCTTGGCAAGTTGAGGTTTAAAAGggcttggatggtctggatttgagATTACCATTTGGCAAGATCTGCAGGGTTGATTTAGATGGCATGGCTCGCTATTTTGGTTAGGGGGAAAGGGTTCTAAAGTCAATTTACATTATCACTCGTTTGGTCATTACAAAAGGAGATAGAGCACATGTATGGAGACCCTAATCTAATAGGGGAGCTCCACATGGCTGGCAGCACCTAGGGTGCCACCAGTGTCAAACGAGGATCCCTGCTTTGGTAAGTGCACTCCCATGCAGGTGTGCTGATTTTGCTTTTAATAGTGCTAGGTTTTTGTTTGCTCTAGATTTTGAATGGGCTTGGACATATGGGCTTGGTTCGGGGTAGACTTTGCACTTAATATGACATGGTGGGTTAGCTGGGTAGACTTACTCAATGAGTTGACTGGGGGAGTTAATTAGGTTTGACTAGGTTTTTCCTAGGGTTCAGTAGGGAAGACCTCTTAGTGCCTCAAAAGCCTAGTGCTATTTTGAAACTATTTTTTAGAAGGCTTTATGTCACCCCACCTTCAGGAGTGATATTCCATGCAGGTTTTATTGTAAATGATTTTGTAAATAAGTCCAGTTCGTTTAGTTGCCTCCATTGGGAATGCCCATGGGTTTCTTGGCGAACTAGTTTTTATTCGAAATATGCAAAGGGGACTAGTTTGTCTGGATCGGTCCTTATTAATTGATAGCACTTCTCCTTTGGGCTTTAAGGGTAGATCTAATCTATCATCTTACAATCTGATAGGTCTACCATGGATATGATTTGCTAGGATATAGCCTTGGGATAGTGATTCTATCTTATTGTTTTTTGTATCTGGTCAAGGGATCAGACTCATTTGGGATGATATGACTTGTCATCAAGATTTGGTCTTACTAGGGAGAATGACTTGGTAATCTAGTTCATCTTCTTATATTGTAGCAGTAACGATGCGGATCTTACTTTATTTAGGTAAGTCCAACCAATAGCCGTGATCAAGATTATGATCTGCTCGGGAGTTGGACCGGTCCCATCGTCTCAAGGTGCGATTAGACTCATTGAGATTCCAGTTGTCACGGTTCAAGGCTCCATTAGGGATGCTTTAAATGAATTTGAACCGTTTTCAATGGTTATAATTGGGGCTATAagtattattgaaatattttggAAGATGATTTGATCCATCATATCACATTTGAACGGTCGCAATCGAAGCTagtttttattgaatttttttaaagttttaaaggAGATGTGGTCCATCAGATAACGAATCGACGATCATGATCAATGCAGCTTTTAATTGAAACATTATTAAAGTTTTTGTAGGAAATATGGTCCATCAAATAATGATTGTACATCCATGATCGATGCtgatttttattgaaatatttttaaagtttttgaaaGAGATTTAGTCCAATGGATCACGAATTGATGGCCACGATTGATGCcattttttattgaaatatttttaaagtttttataagATATATGGTCTATCGAATCAAATCGTATGTGTAACACCCCAACCTTGGATATCTATTTTTCATGAAGACATCGTGGcatataataaaaattaaaattgttCATAAATATTAAATGACCCTACGGCCTCAATTCATTCTCTATTCATAAAATAAATTGATAACTAAGGATTAAGTGATCTCGTCCTCGCTTGGCTCTCTAGTCAAGTGTTCGGCTAAGTCGTCTTCACAAAGACAACTCTACTATACATTTCCCTAAATATTTTTTCATAAATGACACTATGAGCTAAAACCCTAGTTAAGTAATATTAAATTGCATGATTCAATACATATCATGTTCATAAGAATATCAATAGTATGTAAACTATCATAAAAACAAATCCAACTCAGATCACCAGGGCCATGGCTGCACACAACTTCCAACCTGCTAGTACCCATTTAGCCTAGATTCTCCTAGGTTTCACGCATGAAGAAGAATACCACTCCTACTGGATTGGTTTCTCTCGCCTGTATCGTGAACATTTAGTCTAGTAATGAGTAGTCCATTTTGGAGCTGACTAGACTCTTTCCCCAGCCCTGGGCTGCAGCTTTGGGATGAGGCCTTATTAGTACTAACTTGGGTCCCAATTGGGAACTTTGTCTAAGAATTTAAGGGACGTTTATCTTCGAATTGCTTGGTGTTTATTATCAACATCACATCTCAAATAATAGCATATATCATACGAGCGTCTTATATCATAAGATTCATGAATGCATGATGAATGCGTGCAGGAGAAACCATCCTGGTGTAGTGTTACTTACCAAAAAGTTCTATTCAGCTTGAGTTTCCTAAATACAGTACTCTTTGATTAGTTTACTACTCAATTTTTGCTCATGTTGGGTTCCCTTTTAAGTATTATACCAATAGGGTTATTTTCATACTTAATCTCATAATTTAATCAACTATTATTTGTTAACATACAAATATGATTGTTGATTTGACAATTAAATCACCAATCCATTGATCCATACCTTTGGTTTTACCATATCACACATTTAGTTCATGATTTACTAATCCCAACCATTCACTTTGGGTTTATCCTCATATAGGATTAAGATCCTCCTAATCTGACCATTAAACTTTGATTAGAATCGTTGATTTAAGGTATGGTCTATTAGATCAAAGTGTATATATACTTAATCTTTCATTTTGATCAATTTGACCCCTGATGGATTGTTTTGATTAATAGGATTGTTAATACATGGGGTTTAGATCATTTCATTATAAGTTTTGACCCATTTTCTAAAGTTTGGATCAATCTACTTCATGATCTTATGGTCAAGCTCAAGGTTAGATCATATTGGGTTTagaatggcccacttgagatcttaAATGAATAATTGGGTCCATTCACTAATCACATTACACGTAAGTCTTAGGAACCCTTAGTTTTGATCATCAATTAAGTGAGTTTAAGACTGGGattaaattatatgttttatatttgTTTGAAacccaatggcccacttggattatgATCGAAATTTATATCATCAAGTATGATTCTTTAATTTTAATTCAATCACATATGGTTTGATATTGACATCAAGATCACCATCCCACAGAGTGATCTACCTATTATTAACTTGAATCAAGATGCTGCATTTATTCGCGGTCCATGATGGATGATGTGGAGTGTCTAATCAGATATACATGGATAGTGTGAAACGCCCACACTTGAATAATACATGGCCAACTACTTAGGGTCCACATAATATTCTTATCATGGTCTATTATGATTCAGGACTACCTACATTATCCATCATTTTCATCACTAAATCATTGTTAAAAATAATGGAACGTGGTACATATGGGTAATAGACTGTGAATAGTCGTCTTAGCTGTATTGATTtaccggaagcagattggctggtgtaccacacactagctatatagatgttgtaggtacgtgtcgctagaagacgagcactgacgctcctcgagctccgagttatacgaacggttcaaaagagatcaaagttacatggccccacattgatgtatttattatatctacaccgttcatctatacttagagatcattttagagcattatccaaaaaataaatcatatccaaagatcatctggaccacaccacaaatagcagcagagataatgattttcactgttaaacaatttgtagggcccaccataacatttattttccatccaatctgtttataaggtcacaaaaacctaaatgaagaggaaaaacaaatttcatattgatccaaaacttttgtgaccctaaaaagggtttcaatggtagacattcaatccaccactatttttttcagtgtggtccactagatagtcagatctatcttattttttatctcaagtcttaagatgagctcgaaaaatggatggacggtttggatataacacatacctcatgatcagaccccacAGAACTCattgatgtca
Coding sequences:
- the LOC131250001 gene encoding beta-amyrin 28-monooxygenase-like → MELFFLSLFLLPLSIALTFCFLIYKNKDHATDLNLPPGSYGWPIIGETLDFLGSGQNGTPESFVQDRMNKYSDQIFKTALLLEPTAVFCGPNGHKFLFSNENKLVVSSWPGSVRNLLQSSIINKLGDEAKQTRKLLMAFLKPEALQGYVRTMDAVTRRHMETEWESKREVTVFPLVKMYTFSLACCLFASIEDMDHISKLADLFNILLKGLVVLPLNFPGTTYYWANKAADAIRGELRAMVERRRTALGENTASPNQDLLSHLLVTADENGRFMPEKEVVDNILALFFGGHDTTNCAVAFLMKYLAEMPNIYYGILREQREIAASKGPKDHLDWEGIQKMKYSWNVANEVMRLAPPVQGNFRKSISDFTYAGSRVPKGWKFYWSVNSTHKNPNYFPDPEKFDPSRFEGDGPTPYTFVPFGGGPRMCPGKEYARLEILVFLHNVVKRFKWEAVFPDEKITVDPLPAPVKGLPVRLQPHLS